The Chelonoidis abingdonii isolate Lonesome George unplaced genomic scaffold, CheloAbing_2.0 scaffold0005, whole genome shotgun sequence sequence GAAGGGGTGCAAGCTCTGCACAGACCCCATGGGACTGTCTTCCCACCAGGCGTTCCTGCCCTTGCTGAAGAAGGCTGCCCAGGGAAGTAGCCAGAAAGGGCTGAGCTGCAGCAAGGCAGCCATTGTCAACATCTCTTCTGTTCTGGGATCCATCGAGAGAGTCCCTGAGATTTTGACCAAGCCAGCTATCTCCTACCGCTGCAGCAAGGTACGACCCTGAGCCTGGATCCCAGGGGCAATGGTATCCGCTGCTCATGTACCCTGCTATTCCAGGTAGGCAATACCGGTGGGCAGGACCGTGCAGGATGTAGCTGTGGGGCTCTCGGTTTTTATGTGCTGTTCCTTTAACATGCTCAGAACTCTGGGTACGGCCTCACCGCAGCACTAAGCAGCCGTTTTGGCCTTAGTGTCGCTACTGCCTGTCACAGAGGAGCCACACACGCTATGCTCTCTCCTGAGACGGTGCAGCTGCTCCGGGGTGTGGAGGAACACAGCCAGTGCAAGTGCATGGTAATGCCCTCGACTCACGAGCCCTTCCCCTGCAGGCCGCTGTCAACATGCTGACCCGATGCCAGGCACTGACCTACGCAGAGGACGGGATTCTGTGCGCTGCAGTTCACCCTGGCTGGGTGCAGACAGACATGGGCACCCAAGAGGTGGGTGCTCGGTCCCTGGGAGCAGTGATTGcggcatgggggaggggctggggttcAGGAACCTCCCAGTGTAGAGCAGCTGTCTGCAGCAGTACGTGAACTGATCCCTGCCTCTGATGACGCCTGGGCCTCTGAAGTCAACCTGTGCAGGTCACGACCTCCAACCTTGTGTCCGGCCTTCCAGCTTATCCAGTACACGCTACCCGCCATAGCCCAGAGCTGCAAGCCAGAACCACATGTGCCTGATCTGCCTGCACAGCTGCTGTGTGTGAGTGGTACCTATATGTGTAACTGACCAGTCACCTGTGTGCACACCTGCCAACTGTGCACATGCTCGTGGGTCTGCAGCTGGGCTGTAGGAGCACATACAGATAAACTCCCATGTCTGCGAGTGTGGGCGTATGCAGGTGCAGAAAGCGTGCCAGGCCTGACTGTATGGGGTGGCTTGGCCCCAGAGAACCAAGCCCAGcttccataggtgctggaactttGAATACTGgggggctgccacaccccctggcttgaagtggtttccatcgtaTCCAggggttacagtttggttcagtgccTCTCAGcacgtcccccccccccccacatccgaCACTTTGTtccagcccctggccagcctgTTGACTTCTGAATTTCCTGGACTGTTGCAGGCCGACCTGCCCGTGGACAAAAGCGTGCAGGGGATTCTCGCCGTGCTTCCTGCCCTCTCCGAGAAACACAGTGGGAGCTTctggagctgggaagggaagacTATTCCCTGGTGAGAGAGCAGCACGGTACGTGGACTGAGAGCACAGGTGCTGGGTGCCAGAAGCCCTGCAGCCCGAGAGGGGAGGCCATGACCGCAGGTGGTGCTCAGCTG is a genomic window containing:
- the LOC116814601 gene encoding C-signal-like, with amino-acid sequence MPGLNVRSVLVTGSNRGIGLELVKQLLGKSNPPQWVFATCRDPEGARGQELQNLVSKHPNLVMVKLDAVNPASIEEAARRVEEQLDSLGLNLVINNAGIFSDVSLAMVDSEEMLDAYKTNVVGPLLVGQAFLPLLKKAAQGSSQKGLSCSKAAIVNISSVLGSIERVPEILTKPAISYRCSKAAVNMLTRCQALTYAEDGILCAAVHPGWVQTDMGTQEADLPVDKSVQGILAVLPALSEKHSGSFWSWEGKTIPW